In Candidatus Cohnella colombiensis, one DNA window encodes the following:
- a CDS encoding SPOR domain-containing protein, translating into MSQKARMTFRFEPPQPTHTPQPTNTTKLNPSTNVLEKSPTQLTSQPSMNQPPVVYQDEIQALEEMIRQSDSNKHTNVVLLHPKQQVVNQHNQAEFRQVIDLEQMTVDLQQSEKWIVPNSEPQSHEDASDWHIEDIESEVRSHRANDQPSWSRVMLTVTAAVATGALFGYLLLSIFTGEPMFPNRNSTIQDSQKQATNDQTSIEDNNATISALDPLDSSASAVSSLTTTLDLAEEPSYMLQYGVFSNEDSMKNAVAQLQEKGMSYAIDRSDGNRIYVGIASTRDEAELLSEQLSNVEVYIKPIDAPAVDQVVTQAGFADWIHSSASLSRLIIQFTLTNLQAVQPQTMSADTQKAFQQVTKEWDEQSTVIAQMSSPSKALASNYYQALLAASTALEQYNMKPTYSQLWAIQSALIEAQFANIKLRSSLQTESNT; encoded by the coding sequence ATGTCGCAAAAAGCGAGAATGACCTTTCGTTTCGAGCCGCCGCAACCAACGCATACACCGCAACCAACGAACACAACTAAGCTCAATCCATCCACAAATGTGTTAGAGAAATCACCTACCCAGCTAACTTCTCAGCCTTCAATGAATCAACCTCCGGTTGTCTATCAAGATGAAATTCAAGCTTTGGAAGAGATGATTCGACAATCCGACTCGAACAAGCACACAAATGTCGTACTACTACACCCCAAGCAGCAAGTGGTAAATCAGCATAATCAAGCGGAATTTCGACAGGTGATAGACTTAGAACAAATGACAGTTGATCTGCAACAATCGGAAAAGTGGATTGTTCCTAATTCAGAGCCACAAAGCCATGAAGATGCCTCCGACTGGCACATCGAGGATATAGAAAGTGAAGTTAGGTCGCACAGAGCAAACGATCAACCCTCATGGTCACGGGTGATGCTGACAGTAACTGCAGCAGTCGCTACAGGTGCTTTATTCGGGTACTTGTTGCTGTCAATTTTTACAGGAGAGCCGATGTTCCCTAATCGTAATTCAACGATTCAAGATAGTCAGAAGCAAGCAACGAATGATCAAACAAGTATTGAAGACAACAATGCCACTATCAGTGCTCTTGATCCCTTAGATTCATCTGCGTCCGCAGTTAGTTCATTAACAACAACATTAGACTTAGCGGAAGAACCTTCCTATATGCTGCAATATGGCGTCTTTAGTAACGAAGACAGTATGAAAAATGCGGTAGCTCAGCTTCAAGAGAAAGGCATGTCGTATGCGATCGATCGAAGCGACGGGAATCGTATCTATGTCGGTATCGCGTCAACGAGAGATGAAGCGGAATTGCTCTCGGAGCAACTGTCTAATGTAGAAGTATATATTAAACCCATTGATGCGCCTGCCGTAGACCAAGTAGTAACACAAGCTGGCTTCGCGGATTGGATTCATTCAAGTGCATCACTTAGCCGTCTAATCATCCAGTTTACTTTAACGAATCTTCAGGCTGTACAGCCGCAAACGATGAGTGCAGATACACAGAAAGCATTTCAGCAGGTAACAAAAGAGTGGGATGAGCAATCTACAGTGATTGCGCAAATGTCTTCTCCATCGAAAGCGTTAGCTTCAAATTATTATCAAGCTTTACTAGCAGCATCAACTGCGCTAGAGCAATACAATATGAAGCCTACTTATTCTCAACTATGGGCGATACAGTCGGCATTAATCGAAGCACAATTTGCCAATATTAAACTGCGATCTTCTCTACAAACGGAGTCAAATACTTAA
- a CDS encoding DUF4321 domain-containing protein, whose amino-acid sequence MKKNGWILFLFIVLGLLAGALVARWLQEVPGLTFLTRTMPINWSPAADLAVVSYNLHFSANFSLLSIIGAAIAIWLYRKM is encoded by the coding sequence ATGAAGAAAAACGGATGGATTCTCTTTTTATTCATTGTGTTGGGCTTGCTAGCGGGAGCATTAGTCGCTAGATGGCTTCAAGAGGTTCCGGGTCTCACATTTTTAACGCGTACGATGCCCATTAATTGGTCACCTGCAGCGGATTTAGCAGTCGTAAGCTATAACTTGCATTTTAGTGCGAATTTCAGCTTGCTTAGCATTATCGGGGCTGCCATTGCAATTTGGTTATATCGGAAAATGTAA
- a CDS encoding Maf family protein — protein sequence MSMSSSTEPTLVLASASPRRQELISLLGLPVQIQPSRVEEDTPTQWTPIQVVEGLALRKAQAVKDQLVLEEHPNSIVVGSDTIVVLDGDVLGKPSDDDHAFEMLRRLAGRTHEVYTGVALLSVADHKSVISHRVTRVKMRTLTDEQLLRYVATGESMDKAGAYGIQELGSLLVDSIEGCYFNVVGLPISLLADLLVDFGVNRP from the coding sequence ATGAGTATGTCATCCTCGACAGAGCCTACATTGGTGCTCGCCTCCGCTTCTCCACGTAGACAAGAGCTTATTTCACTTCTGGGTCTACCTGTTCAAATTCAGCCAAGTCGAGTGGAAGAGGATACTCCAACGCAATGGACACCTATTCAAGTTGTTGAGGGGCTTGCCTTAAGAAAAGCACAAGCAGTTAAAGATCAATTAGTGCTTGAAGAGCATCCAAATTCCATCGTCGTGGGAAGTGATACAATCGTCGTCCTAGACGGGGATGTGTTAGGTAAACCGAGTGATGATGACCATGCCTTTGAGATGCTCAGAAGATTAGCGGGACGTACTCACGAGGTATACACAGGAGTCGCATTACTTTCTGTTGCAGATCATAAAAGTGTTATTTCTCATCGCGTTACACGGGTTAAGATGAGAACGCTAACCGATGAGCAGCTGTTACGATATGTTGCGACTGGTGAGTCCATGGATAAAGCCGGGGCGTACGGCATTCAAGAGCTAGGATCATTGCTCGTAGATTCTATAGAGGGCTGTTATTTCAATGTTGTAGGATTACCTATTTCCTTGTTAGCAGACTTACTAGTGGATTTCGGGGTTAATCGTCCATAA
- the radC gene encoding DNA repair protein RadC, translating to MEQRSFRIREIPSEERPRERMQQHGASALSHAELLAILLRTGTRNESSIHLAQRILNECGGLRKLAENDWQELMLIKGIGPAKALELKASIELGRRIARSQLPEMFKITCPQDAADLLMEEMRHLREEHFVCLFLNSKNQVIGRQTLSIGSLNASIVHPREVFRAAIRRSSASILCAHNHPSGDPTPSPEDIQITKRLADAGELIGIELLDHLVIGDNRFISLKEKGCL from the coding sequence TTGGAGCAACGTTCATTTCGAATTCGTGAGATTCCCTCCGAAGAACGGCCACGGGAACGGATGCAACAACATGGCGCTAGCGCACTCAGTCATGCAGAACTTCTGGCGATTTTATTGCGTACTGGAACACGCAATGAATCATCAATTCATCTCGCACAGCGCATACTGAATGAATGTGGAGGCTTGCGTAAGCTAGCCGAGAACGATTGGCAAGAATTAATGCTCATTAAAGGAATTGGACCCGCGAAGGCTCTAGAACTGAAAGCTTCAATCGAGCTAGGCAGACGTATTGCCCGTTCTCAATTGCCGGAGATGTTCAAGATTACTTGTCCTCAGGATGCAGCAGATCTGCTCATGGAAGAGATGCGACATTTAAGAGAAGAGCACTTCGTTTGTTTGTTTCTCAATTCGAAAAATCAAGTGATCGGTCGTCAGACACTGTCTATAGGGAGCTTGAATGCTTCGATCGTACATCCGAGAGAAGTATTCCGAGCAGCCATACGTCGGAGCAGTGCGTCCATTTTATGCGCACACAATCATCCGAGTGGTGATCCCACTCCAAGCCCTGAAGATATTCAAATTACGAAGCGCTTAGCGGATGCCGGTGAACTGATTGGCATTGAATTGCTAGATCATCTGGTAATTGGTGACAATCGCTTCATAAGTTTGAAGGAGAAGGGATGCTTGTAA
- a CDS encoding rod shape-determining protein codes for MVGGFTRDLGIDLGTANTLVFMKGKGIVVREPSVVAIRTDTKKIEAVGSDAKKMIGRTPGNIVAIRPMKDGVIADFETTATMIKYFIRQAQKPRSLFPRHPSVMVCVPSGITAVEKRAVEDATKQAGAKEAVIIEEPFAAAIGANLPVWEPTGSMVVDIGGGTTEVAVISLGGIVTSRSIRIAGDNMDEAIMSFIKRQYNLMIGERTSEQLKIELGSATVLDKVEAIEIRGRDLVSGLPKTLSITSDEVTEALTDTINSIVDAVKITLEKCPPELSADIIDRGIVLTGGGALLRNLDKMLSKETGMPVIVAEQPLDCVAIGTGKALDNIHLFKAQSGSGTRHR; via the coding sequence ATGGTAGGTGGATTTACACGTGATCTGGGGATTGACCTCGGAACAGCGAATACCCTCGTATTTATGAAGGGTAAAGGTATTGTCGTTAGGGAGCCCTCTGTCGTAGCAATTCGTACAGATACGAAGAAAATTGAAGCAGTAGGTTCAGATGCGAAGAAGATGATTGGACGTACACCGGGAAACATAGTTGCTATTCGTCCAATGAAAGACGGCGTAATAGCCGACTTTGAGACGACCGCAACAATGATCAAATATTTTATTAGACAAGCCCAGAAGCCCCGTTCGTTATTTCCTCGTCATCCAAGTGTAATGGTTTGTGTTCCTTCTGGTATTACAGCCGTTGAGAAGCGAGCAGTAGAAGATGCTACGAAGCAAGCGGGAGCAAAAGAAGCGGTAATTATTGAAGAGCCCTTCGCAGCAGCTATTGGGGCTAATTTGCCAGTATGGGAACCTACCGGAAGTATGGTCGTAGACATCGGTGGCGGAACAACAGAAGTTGCAGTAATCTCCTTGGGAGGTATCGTAACGAGTCGTTCCATTCGGATTGCCGGAGATAACATGGATGAAGCAATCATGTCATTCATAAAGCGGCAATATAACTTAATGATCGGTGAACGTACTTCTGAACAATTGAAAATTGAACTGGGATCTGCAACTGTGCTTGATAAGGTTGAAGCGATCGAAATTCGCGGACGGGATCTAGTGTCTGGCTTACCAAAAACATTATCGATTACGTCAGATGAAGTCACCGAAGCTTTAACGGATACGATTAATTCAATCGTGGATGCAGTGAAAATTACGTTAGAGAAATGTCCGCCGGAACTATCTGCAGACATTATCGACCGAGGAATTGTGCTTACAGGTGGTGGAGCCTTGCTTCGCAATCTGGATAAGATGCTCTCGAAGGAAACGGGTATGCCAGTTATCGTCGCGGAGCAACCGCTTGATTGCGTTGCGATCGGTACAGGAAAGGCACTGGACAATATCCATTTATTTAAAGCTCAAAGCGGATCGGGTACAAGGCACCGCTAA
- the mreC gene encoding rod shape-determining protein MreC — protein MRNKRLFILMIGLILFFALMGFTNNRTRLTWPEKFINDVFGTAQSVLYRPVGAIADFFRDLSRLSDVYTENEALRQTVAQYTQDQIRFNTLQAENERLQSALGFTERQKEMDNYRYLIAQVVGSTSNPYERTIKINLGSQAGIKENMAVTTIDGLIGIVSKVSTFTSTVLLLTDLDLNTSAGLPVSATVLGKETKSFGIISYEEESQTLLMTKIDELDPLVEGDKVITSGLGNVFPKGIMIGTVKERQVGDFGLTHTATITPSAKFEHLSEVFVVVVPNADGE, from the coding sequence ATGCGCAACAAAAGGCTCTTTATACTCATGATTGGGCTGATTTTGTTTTTTGCTCTCATGGGATTTACAAATAATCGGACACGGTTAACATGGCCGGAAAAATTCATTAATGATGTTTTCGGTACTGCACAAAGTGTGCTCTACCGTCCAGTCGGCGCGATTGCGGATTTTTTCCGCGATCTTAGCCGACTTTCCGACGTCTATACAGAAAACGAGGCGTTACGTCAAACCGTTGCGCAATACACGCAAGATCAAATCCGCTTTAATACGTTACAAGCGGAAAACGAACGGCTGCAAAGCGCACTTGGCTTTACTGAGCGACAAAAAGAGATGGACAACTACCGTTACTTAATTGCGCAAGTTGTCGGCTCGACCTCCAATCCGTATGAGCGCACGATTAAAATCAATTTGGGCTCTCAAGCAGGCATCAAGGAGAATATGGCGGTTACAACGATCGATGGCTTGATTGGGATTGTAAGCAAAGTATCGACCTTTACTTCTACAGTGCTGCTATTAACGGATCTTGATCTAAACACATCAGCTGGGCTGCCCGTATCCGCGACTGTTCTTGGCAAAGAAACGAAGTCGTTTGGAATCATTTCCTATGAAGAAGAATCACAAACTCTCCTCATGACAAAGATTGATGAACTGGACCCTCTAGTAGAAGGCGACAAAGTAATAACGTCTGGACTTGGAAATGTGTTTCCGAAAGGGATTATGATCGGAACTGTAAAGGAAAGACAAGTCGGTGATTTCGGTTTAACGCATACTGCTACGATTACACCATCAGCGAAATTCGAGCACCTCAGCGAAGTTTTTGTCGTTGTCGTGCCAAATGCGGATGGAGAGTAA
- the mreD gene encoding rod shape-determining protein MreD — MRINRVIICTLILILVENAIIPWIIPSQWSDRLFIHFSFIMTIFIAGFDGRHRAFIFGLGFGILQDILFYGHLIGPYGFGMGLLGYLIGLVVERKMFTLGFFVWLVLMGGMLLDTIVYLIYMLFQLTKLNYQYVFFWQIAPTTLLQLIVALAIYVPVRRLLVKATISTNDDSSD, encoded by the coding sequence ATGCGAATTAATCGAGTTATTATTTGTACATTAATATTAATTTTGGTTGAAAATGCGATTATTCCGTGGATCATTCCTTCACAGTGGAGCGATCGTCTGTTCATCCATTTTTCATTCATCATGACGATTTTCATAGCTGGATTTGATGGCCGCCATCGCGCTTTTATTTTTGGGCTTGGCTTCGGCATACTTCAGGACATATTATTCTATGGACATTTAATAGGTCCTTACGGTTTTGGAATGGGGTTGCTCGGTTACTTGATAGGATTAGTTGTCGAACGAAAAATGTTCACGCTTGGTTTCTTCGTATGGTTAGTGCTCATGGGCGGTATGTTGCTAGATACGATTGTTTATTTGATTTATATGCTGTTTCAATTAACGAAACTTAATTATCAATACGTATTTTTTTGGCAGATCGCACCGACGACGCTTCTTCAGCTTATTGTAGCTTTAGCTATCTATGTCCCTGTTCGTCGTCTGCTTGTCAAAGCGACAATTTCTACTAATGATGACAGCTCGGATTAA
- a CDS encoding septum site-determining protein MinC has product MASKSRITIKGNKEGLVFLLDDKCEFSELLNELDSKLDKHVQQFTGPLIHIFIKLGDRQLEEDDQEQIRSIFRKQGNLLIQSIESNPPKVDPLAIVHPSLHTLNGIVRSGQTIEYDGHLLLLGDVNPGGIVRCTGDVYVMGAIKGTVHAGFAGNEHAIIAASLMKPTQLRIAEVISRPPDEWASAESLMEVAFLHEGVMEIDKLSSLGRHRKIDMLFKGV; this is encoded by the coding sequence GTGGCCAGCAAATCGCGAATTACGATAAAAGGAAACAAAGAGGGGCTCGTCTTTCTACTCGATGACAAGTGTGAGTTTAGTGAACTGTTAAATGAGTTAGACTCGAAGCTGGATAAACATGTACAGCAGTTCACAGGACCTCTTATTCATATTTTCATAAAGCTTGGAGACAGGCAGCTTGAAGAGGATGATCAGGAACAAATTCGTTCCATTTTTCGCAAGCAAGGCAATCTACTCATTCAATCGATAGAGAGCAATCCTCCGAAGGTAGATCCGCTTGCGATCGTTCATCCTAGCTTACATACGTTAAACGGAATCGTTCGGTCTGGACAGACGATCGAATATGATGGTCACTTACTGCTATTGGGAGACGTGAATCCAGGTGGTATCGTTCGTTGTACAGGTGATGTTTATGTCATGGGCGCGATTAAAGGAACGGTTCATGCAGGTTTTGCAGGCAATGAGCACGCGATTATTGCTGCTTCATTAATGAAGCCCACGCAGCTACGCATTGCAGAAGTAATCAGCAGGCCACCGGATGAGTGGGCGTCGGCAGAGTCACTCATGGAGGTAGCCTTTTTGCACGAAGGTGTGATGGAGATCGACAAGCTGTCGAGCTTAGGTCGTCATCGCAAAATCGATATGCTGTTTAAAGGGGTGTAG
- the minD gene encoding septum site-determining protein MinD, whose protein sequence is MGEAIVVTSGKGGVGKTTTSANIGTALALLGKKVCLVDTDIGLRNLDVVMGLENRIIYDLIDVAEGRCRVNQALIKDKRFDELYMLPAAQTKDKNDISPDQVRQIVDGLKPDFDYIIIDCPAGIEQGFRNAIAGATQAIVVTTPENAAVRDADRVIGLLEKSGLGTPKLVINRIRQNMLKSGDMLEIDDICQVLAIDLIGIVPDDEMVIKAANQGEPTVMNPNSRAAIAYRNIARRILGETVPLSQLDEKTGMLRKVRKFLGMS, encoded by the coding sequence ATGGGAGAAGCAATCGTTGTCACATCAGGTAAAGGTGGCGTTGGAAAAACAACGACATCCGCTAATATTGGAACGGCTTTAGCGCTACTGGGGAAAAAGGTATGTTTAGTAGATACCGATATCGGCTTGCGGAATTTAGATGTGGTGATGGGTCTTGAAAATCGGATCATCTACGATTTGATTGATGTTGCAGAAGGTCGCTGTCGAGTGAATCAAGCACTCATAAAGGATAAGCGTTTCGATGAATTATATATGCTACCCGCTGCACAAACCAAAGATAAAAATGACATTTCACCAGATCAAGTTCGTCAAATTGTCGATGGCTTGAAGCCAGATTTCGATTATATAATTATCGATTGCCCGGCTGGGATTGAGCAAGGATTTCGAAATGCAATTGCAGGCGCTACACAAGCGATTGTCGTAACTACACCTGAAAATGCAGCCGTTCGTGATGCCGATCGTGTAATTGGCTTGTTAGAGAAGAGTGGTTTAGGAACACCAAAGCTCGTGATTAATCGAATTCGTCAGAACATGCTTAAGAGCGGTGATATGCTTGAGATCGACGACATCTGCCAAGTGTTGGCCATTGATTTAATTGGGATTGTACCTGATGATGAAATGGTCATCAAAGCGGCTAATCAAGGGGAGCCGACTGTAATGAATCCGAATTCGCGTGCGGCGATCGCGTATAGGAACATTGCGAGACGTATTCTGGGTGAAACTGTTCCGCTTTCGCAGCTGGATGAGAAAACCGGTATGTTGCGCAAGGTCAGGAAGTTTCTAGGAATGAGTTGA
- a CDS encoding FtsW/RodA/SpoVE family cell cycle protein, with the protein MLNRLKKMDWMMLLILIAFMGISALLIRSATYGDSRYANYDVKTIIFFGIGFVIILLCTLVNYRLILKTWYVWYAIGIILLVLVFFFAPLRNGARSWFELPGGILFQPAEMMKLFIIIAIGALMGRRRGDPLRMRTDVLYVAIVAFVPFVLVMRQPDLGNAIIYIFIVLGMLWIGNIRYSYVLIGLGAIIGGIVLFVSLFTAYGTEIKDYLNEKGNGHWYERINTFIDPESASEDASRQTRYAKIAIGSGGLTGDGYMQGESKNRKFIPYTYSDSVFVVIGEEFGFQGSAILLLLYFLFIYRMILIAYQCIDLKGSYIIIGIASMMVFQIFENIGMMIGLMPLTGINLPFISYGGTSVLLNMFSVGLIFSIKANQEKYPIDG; encoded by the coding sequence TTGTTGAACCGGTTAAAAAAGATGGATTGGATGATGCTTCTCATTCTAATCGCTTTTATGGGGATTAGTGCATTGCTTATCCGAAGTGCTACCTATGGCGATTCAAGGTATGCAAATTATGATGTGAAGACGATCATCTTTTTCGGGATCGGCTTTGTTATCATCTTATTATGCACACTCGTCAATTATCGATTAATTTTGAAGACATGGTATGTATGGTATGCCATCGGCATAATATTACTTGTTCTTGTCTTTTTCTTCGCTCCGCTGAGAAATGGCGCACGCAGCTGGTTTGAATTGCCAGGAGGCATACTCTTCCAACCTGCCGAGATGATGAAGCTATTCATTATTATTGCTATTGGGGCATTGATGGGGCGGCGACGGGGAGATCCATTAAGGATGCGAACCGACGTTTTGTATGTTGCGATTGTCGCATTTGTGCCGTTCGTGCTCGTTATGCGTCAGCCAGATTTGGGTAACGCAATCATCTATATATTCATTGTCTTAGGCATGCTCTGGATTGGCAATATTCGATATTCTTATGTGTTGATCGGCTTGGGAGCTATCATCGGGGGTATTGTTCTGTTCGTTTCGCTCTTCACAGCGTATGGCACAGAAATTAAAGATTACCTAAATGAAAAGGGCAATGGACACTGGTATGAGCGTATTAACACTTTCATTGATCCGGAGTCCGCATCGGAGGATGCAAGTAGACAAACGAGATATGCGAAGATAGCGATTGGTTCAGGCGGGTTAACAGGCGATGGATATATGCAGGGTGAATCTAAAAATCGCAAGTTCATCCCGTACACCTATTCAGATTCGGTGTTCGTCGTCATAGGTGAGGAATTCGGATTTCAAGGCTCTGCCATATTGTTATTACTTTACTTTTTATTCATCTATCGGATGATTCTTATTGCTTATCAGTGTATTGATCTGAAGGGCTCCTACATCATTATCGGGATTGCCTCGATGATGGTATTTCAAATTTTTGAAAATATCGGGATGATGATCGGTCTTATGCCGTTGACTGGAATTAACCTTCCTTTCATTAGCTATGGGGGCACATCTGTGTTGCTTAATATGTTCTCAGTTGGTCTCATCTTCAGCATTAAAGCGAATCAAGAAAAATATCCAATTGACGGGTAG
- a CDS encoding peptidoglycan DD-metalloendopeptidase family protein, with protein MQNHEQLMEPDPKKWWKEHQRQEINAPNKWEGIQGLTPKTIHVPNKPPEPRGMSLRRFMHGFIVRLILAVILFGICWGWINFKLPGSEHINAWVLDVVTQDMDFVAIDAWYGERFGDSLSLLPFQRKSANTKQVSSSLKLTDAVVPVIGKVVQSFKQNGNGVKVAAMAGSTVSAVSAGKVLQLEVNQLGGTTILIQHPNRMLSVYGNLEAVVVKVNSWVEAGDPLGQLQATNDTADRAILYFAIEQNGQSINPVELVPFD; from the coding sequence GTGCAAAATCACGAGCAACTGATGGAGCCGGATCCAAAGAAGTGGTGGAAGGAGCACCAACGACAGGAGATCAATGCTCCGAACAAGTGGGAAGGTATTCAAGGTTTAACGCCAAAAACAATACATGTGCCCAATAAGCCACCTGAACCAAGAGGGATGAGCTTACGGCGCTTCATGCATGGTTTTATAGTTCGTTTGATACTCGCGGTGATCCTATTCGGTATTTGCTGGGGCTGGATCAACTTCAAGCTTCCGGGTAGTGAGCATATAAATGCATGGGTACTGGACGTCGTTACACAGGATATGGATTTTGTAGCGATAGATGCATGGTATGGAGAAAGATTTGGTGACTCGCTTAGCCTCCTTCCATTCCAACGCAAATCCGCGAATACAAAGCAAGTGTCGTCATCACTCAAATTAACAGATGCTGTCGTTCCAGTAATCGGTAAGGTCGTACAGAGCTTTAAGCAAAATGGCAATGGAGTGAAAGTTGCTGCAATGGCTGGGAGCACAGTTTCTGCTGTAAGTGCAGGGAAGGTGCTACAGTTAGAAGTGAATCAATTAGGTGGAACTACGATACTAATCCAACATCCAAATCGGATGTTATCTGTATATGGAAATTTGGAAGCAGTTGTCGTTAAGGTGAATTCATGGGTCGAGGCTGGGGATCCACTAGGACAGCTGCAAGCGACAAATGATACTGCGGATAGAGCGATCCTTTATTTTGCGATTGAGCAAAATGGACAATCCATAAATCCAGTGGAATTGGTGCCCTTTGATTAA
- a CDS encoding M50 family metallopeptidase, which translates to MIKLRGINFSLHPLFVLVMLASIITGRFMELLMLFVIVLWHELGHLVTALRFGWTVQEVKLLPFGGVVEVEEAGTLPAREELWVAIAGPLQNGLLAALGWLLAQFSWIDTSFAHEFVLANVTIGLFNLLPILPLDGGRILQAWVGLGVPYYRTLLWSARISLLWSGLIVIAAFYPLLHGGLLELNWLAIGLFLCVSNWTYMRNIPYVFLRFLVRRIERTERQVAEGLLSRPIVIAADRPLSSILRLLMKEQYHLIYVMKRGRIAKVVPENAIVERFLMSRNADLQFFM; encoded by the coding sequence TTGATTAAACTTCGCGGAATTAACTTTTCGCTACACCCACTCTTTGTGCTTGTGATGCTGGCCTCGATCATTACTGGAAGATTCATGGAGCTTTTGATGCTCTTTGTTATCGTTTTATGGCATGAGCTGGGGCATTTAGTAACTGCCCTTCGATTCGGCTGGACCGTACAAGAAGTAAAGCTACTGCCATTTGGTGGCGTCGTTGAGGTAGAAGAGGCCGGAACGCTCCCCGCAAGAGAAGAGCTTTGGGTTGCGATAGCGGGCCCTTTGCAAAATGGATTGTTAGCAGCGCTGGGGTGGCTATTGGCACAGTTCAGCTGGATTGATACGAGCTTTGCGCACGAATTTGTGCTCGCTAATGTGACGATCGGCTTATTTAATTTGTTGCCGATTTTACCGCTTGATGGTGGTAGAATACTGCAAGCGTGGGTGGGCCTTGGAGTACCCTATTACCGTACGCTACTGTGGAGTGCGAGAATAAGCTTGCTGTGGAGCGGTCTGATCGTCATAGCAGCATTTTACCCCTTGCTACATGGAGGCTTGCTTGAGCTTAATTGGCTTGCGATCGGTCTGTTTCTTTGTGTGTCGAATTGGACATATATGAGAAATATTCCGTACGTGTTTCTAAGATTTCTCGTCCGTCGGATTGAACGTACAGAACGCCAAGTTGCGGAAGGCTTGTTATCACGACCGATCGTAATCGCGGCTGACCGTCCGTTGTCTTCGATTCTTCGGTTGCTTATGAAGGAGCAATATCATCTTATCTATGTCATGAAGCGGGGACGAATTGCAAAGGTTGTTCCAGAAAATGCGATTGTTGAACGTTTTTTAATGTCGAGGAATGCGGATTTGCAGTTTTTCATGTAA